A window of the Arenibacter algicola genome harbors these coding sequences:
- a CDS encoding methylmalonyl-CoA mutase family protein, translated as MKQKPPYIPKNKVRIVTAASLFDGHDAAINMMRRIIQSTGVEVIHLGHDRSVSEVVDCAIQEDVNAIAITSYQGGHMEYFKYMHDLLLDRGADHIKIFGGGGGVILPAEIKELMDYGITRIYSPDDGRTMGLQGMINDLVRQSDFSIPNFKIPEGRSMVQLLKERNVNAIARLITLAENRHEDFVKVFSGLSISKSAVPVLGVTGTGGAGKSSLVDELVRRFLLDFPDKTIGIISVDPSKRKTGGALLGDRIRMNAINDSRVYMRSLATRQSNLALSKHVDEAIQVLKVAGFHLIILETSGIGQSDTEIIEHCDVSLYVMTPEFGAATQLEKIDMLDFADIVAINKFDKRGALDALRDVKKQYVRNHGLWEANHDELPIFGTIASQFNDHGMNRLYKSVMDKLVSKTGTALNSQFQVGNGDEEKVYIIPPPRTRYLSEIADGNRAYDKKVLKQAELAQKLYGIFKTIQAISKVDVEGDFNSFLLKEGLNTEAILELSLSEDKKQLLGLLFKEFDEIKMGLDSHNWELILNWEKKIQQYRTPIFSYKVRGKEIKLETHTKSLAQTDIPKVALPKYKAWGDILGWILQENVPGEFPYTAGLYPFKRTEEDPTRMFAGEGGPERTNRRFHYVSLGLPAKRLSTAFDSVTLYGQDPDFRPDIYGKIGNAGVSICCLDDAKKLYSGFDLCSPATSVSMTINGPAPMLLGYFINTAIDQNCEKYILKNGLENEVEGKIAALYREKGLPRPKYQGELPEGNEGLGLMLLGITGDQVLPQNVYTEIKKKTLNTIRGTVQADILKEDQAQNTCIFSTEFALRLMGDVQEYFIQHSVRNFYSVSISGYHIAEAGANPITQLAFTLSNGFTYVEYYLSRGMDINKFGPNLSFFFSNGIDPEYAVIGRVARRIWAKAMHLKYGADSRAQMLKYHIQTSGRSLHAQEIDFNDIRTTLQALYAIYDNCNSLHTNAYDEAITTPTEESVRRAMAIQLIINKELGLAKNENPLQGSFIIEELTDLVEEAVLLEFDRITERGGVLGAMETMYQRSKIQEESLYYETLKHNGELPIIGVNTFLSSKGSPTIMPAEVIRATESEKQAQIGTLENLHAMMGVTAETQLKELQEIAVKNGNIFEKLMEVTKFCSLGQITDALFAVGGQYRRNM; from the coding sequence ATGAAGCAGAAGCCGCCATATATTCCTAAAAATAAAGTTCGTATAGTTACGGCCGCATCCCTGTTTGATGGTCATGATGCCGCGATTAACATGATGAGGCGTATTATTCAGTCTACCGGTGTGGAAGTGATTCATTTAGGTCATGATCGCAGTGTGTCCGAAGTAGTAGATTGTGCCATACAGGAGGATGTAAATGCCATTGCCATAACTTCATACCAGGGAGGGCACATGGAGTATTTCAAGTATATGCACGATCTTTTACTGGATAGGGGGGCGGACCACATTAAGATTTTTGGCGGTGGCGGAGGGGTAATTCTTCCTGCAGAGATTAAAGAATTAATGGATTATGGGATAACCAGAATATATTCCCCAGATGATGGCAGGACTATGGGGCTACAGGGAATGATAAATGATTTGGTACGGCAAAGTGATTTTTCCATTCCCAATTTTAAAATTCCCGAGGGCCGGTCAATGGTTCAATTATTAAAGGAAAGGAATGTAAATGCCATAGCACGACTTATTACCTTGGCCGAAAATAGACATGAGGACTTTGTAAAGGTTTTTTCTGGTTTGTCAATATCCAAAAGTGCTGTGCCCGTACTGGGTGTAACAGGGACAGGAGGCGCGGGAAAATCGAGTTTGGTAGATGAATTGGTAAGAAGATTTTTGTTGGATTTTCCTGATAAGACCATCGGAATCATCTCTGTTGATCCGTCCAAAAGGAAAACCGGAGGTGCTTTGTTGGGAGATCGTATTCGGATGAACGCCATTAACGATTCTCGGGTCTATATGAGATCGCTTGCTACCAGACAGTCGAATTTGGCATTATCCAAACATGTGGACGAGGCCATTCAGGTCCTAAAAGTGGCAGGATTCCATTTGATTATTTTGGAGACTTCAGGCATCGGTCAGTCCGATACGGAGATAATTGAACATTGTGATGTTTCCTTATATGTTATGACGCCCGAATTTGGGGCTGCCACCCAGTTGGAAAAAATAGATATGTTGGATTTTGCGGATATTGTTGCCATTAATAAGTTCGATAAAAGAGGGGCTCTGGACGCTCTAAGGGATGTAAAAAAGCAATATGTACGCAATCATGGACTTTGGGAGGCCAATCACGATGAACTGCCTATTTTCGGGACCATAGCTTCACAGTTCAATGATCATGGCATGAATCGTTTGTATAAGTCCGTAATGGATAAATTGGTTTCAAAAACAGGAACAGCCCTAAATTCCCAATTCCAAGTTGGAAATGGCGATGAAGAGAAGGTTTATATAATTCCCCCTCCTCGCACACGTTATTTGTCTGAAATAGCCGATGGCAATCGTGCCTATGATAAAAAGGTCCTTAAACAAGCCGAGTTGGCCCAAAAGTTATATGGTATTTTTAAGACCATTCAAGCCATTTCCAAGGTGGATGTCGAGGGAGATTTTAATTCATTTTTGCTAAAAGAAGGATTAAATACAGAAGCAATTTTGGAGTTGTCCCTATCCGAGGACAAAAAACAATTATTAGGGCTCCTGTTTAAAGAGTTCGATGAAATAAAAATGGGTTTGGATTCCCATAATTGGGAATTGATCCTGAATTGGGAAAAAAAGATTCAACAGTACAGAACTCCAATCTTTAGTTATAAGGTAAGGGGGAAGGAGATAAAATTGGAAACCCATACAAAATCATTGGCCCAAACCGATATTCCAAAAGTGGCACTTCCAAAATATAAGGCATGGGGCGATATTTTGGGTTGGATACTCCAGGAAAATGTACCTGGGGAATTTCCTTATACGGCCGGACTGTATCCTTTTAAGAGAACAGAGGAAGATCCTACAAGAATGTTTGCCGGTGAAGGTGGTCCTGAACGGACAAACAGGCGTTTTCATTATGTTAGTTTGGGATTGCCTGCCAAGCGCTTATCCACTGCATTTGATTCGGTAACCCTGTATGGACAGGATCCGGATTTTAGACCTGATATATACGGAAAAATAGGCAATGCAGGAGTTTCCATCTGCTGTTTGGACGACGCTAAAAAGTTGTATTCAGGATTTGACCTATGCAGTCCCGCAACCTCTGTTAGTATGACCATCAATGGTCCTGCGCCCATGTTGTTGGGTTATTTTATAAATACCGCCATTGATCAGAATTGTGAGAAATATATTTTGAAAAATGGGTTGGAAAATGAGGTAGAAGGGAAAATAGCTGCCTTGTATAGGGAAAAAGGTTTGCCTAGGCCAAAATACCAAGGGGAATTGCCAGAGGGTAATGAAGGGTTGGGATTAATGCTATTGGGTATTACTGGTGATCAGGTCTTGCCTCAAAATGTGTATACCGAAATTAAAAAGAAGACCCTTAATACGATAAGAGGTACGGTGCAAGCAGATATCTTAAAGGAAGATCAGGCTCAAAATACCTGTATTTTTTCAACGGAATTTGCCCTGCGATTAATGGGGGATGTGCAGGAATATTTTATTCAGCACTCAGTACGTAATTTTTATTCGGTTTCCATTTCCGGGTATCATATTGCAGAGGCGGGGGCCAATCCAATTACCCAATTGGCATTTACACTCTCCAACGGTTTTACCTATGTGGAGTATTATTTAAGTAGGGGGATGGACATCAATAAATTTGGTCCCAACCTATCCTTTTTCTTTTCAAATGGGATAGACCCGGAATATGCTGTAATTGGTAGGGTTGCACGTCGTATATGGGCAAAGGCAATGCATCTTAAGTATGGAGCAGACTCCAGGGCGCAGATGTTAAAGTACCATATCCAAACTTCGGGGAGGAGCTTGCATGCCCAAGAAATAGATTTTAATGATATCCGCACTACCTTACAGGCACTCTATGCCATCTATGACAACTGTAATTCTTTGCATACCAATGCCTATGATGAGGCAATAACCACTCCAACAGAGGAGTCTGTTCGCAGGGCCATGGCAATTCAATTGATCATCAACAAGGAATTGGGCTTGGCCAAAAACGAAAATCCTTTGCAGGGTTCCTTTATAATTGAGGAATTGACAGATCTGGTAGAGGAGGCCGTCTTATTGGAATTTGATCGTATTACTGAACGAGGGGGTGTACTGGGGGCCATGGAAACAATGTATCAGAGATCCAAAATTCAGGAGGAAAGCCTTTACTATGAGACGCTAAAGCACAACGGGGAACTTCCTATTATAGGGGTAAATACTTTTCTAAGCTCCAAAGGGTCGCCAACAATTATGCCTGCAGAAGTGATCCGGGCAACAGAGTCCGAAAAACAGGCCCAGATTGGCACCTTGGAAAACTTACATGCTATGATGGGGGTAACTGCCGAGACCCAATTAAAGGAATTGCAGGAAATAGCGGTTAAAAACGGGAATATTTTTGAAAAGTTGATGGAGGTTACCAAGTTCTGTTCCCTTGGACAAATTACAGATGCCTTGTTTGCGGTAGGGGGTCAGTACAGGAGAAATATGTAG
- the purU gene encoding formyltetrahydrofolate deformylase, producing the protein MKTTILINCPDQSGIISSVTGFIHKKGGNIIYIDQHVDKEAGVFFMRLESDFEKNIPAVKNLKQEFENELAQPYQMEWSLHLGSVKPKMALFVSKYNHCLYDLLSRYNIGELEVEIPFILSNHSDLEYVANQFEIPFFHVPVTKSTKDEAENRQLELLKEYQIDFIVLARYMQIVTSKVIDNYPNKIINIHHSFLPAFAGAKPYHAAFERGVKIIGATSHYVTEELDAGPIIEQDVTTVTHAHSIKDFITKGRDLEKIVLSRAVKLHISRKTMVYNNKTVIFS; encoded by the coding sequence TTGAAGACAACTATCTTAATCAATTGCCCCGACCAATCCGGAATAATTAGTTCGGTAACCGGATTTATACATAAAAAAGGAGGCAATATTATTTATATTGATCAGCACGTAGATAAAGAAGCGGGGGTGTTTTTTATGCGACTGGAAAGCGATTTTGAAAAAAACATCCCAGCCGTAAAAAATTTAAAGCAGGAATTTGAAAATGAATTGGCCCAACCCTACCAAATGGAGTGGAGTTTGCATTTGGGCTCCGTAAAGCCAAAAATGGCCCTGTTCGTTTCCAAATACAATCATTGTCTATACGATTTATTAAGTAGGTACAATATAGGTGAATTAGAGGTTGAAATACCCTTTATCCTTAGCAATCACAGTGACTTGGAATACGTAGCCAATCAATTCGAAATTCCCTTTTTTCATGTACCTGTAACGAAAAGCACAAAAGATGAAGCCGAAAATAGGCAATTGGAACTTTTAAAAGAATATCAAATAGATTTTATTGTATTGGCCAGATATATGCAAATCGTAACCAGCAAGGTTATTGACAACTACCCCAATAAGATTATCAATATTCACCATTCCTTTTTACCTGCCTTTGCCGGCGCAAAGCCATACCATGCCGCATTTGAGAGGGGTGTTAAAATTATAGGTGCCACCAGTCATTACGTTACCGAGGAATTGGATGCCGGTCCCATTATAGAGCAGGACGTTACTACCGTAACCCATGCCCATAGCATCAAGGACTTTATAACCAAGGGACGGGATTTGGAGAAAATTGTACTTTCCAGAGCGGTAAAGCTTCATATTAGCAGAAAGACCATGGTCTACAATAACAAAACCGTAATTTTCTCATAA
- a CDS encoding DUF4197 domain-containing protein encodes MKKFILAIILFQFIGCSELQQVVNQLPQGGTLGNDEIANGLKEALNMGIDKQVSKLTQTDGFFGNELVKIMLPEELQKVDKTLRDIGLSSLADEGLKILNRAAEDAVGEATPIFVNAVKGMTFSDAKNILLGSDNAATIYLTNATQTELYNKFNPVIKNSFEKVGADKIWNNLITRYNNIPLTNNVNPDLTDYVTQEALNGVFTMIALEEKEIRNKVSSRTTDVLRKVFALQD; translated from the coding sequence ATGAAAAAATTCATATTAGCCATAATCCTATTTCAATTTATTGGATGTTCGGAATTACAACAGGTGGTCAATCAATTGCCCCAGGGAGGTACTCTTGGCAATGACGAAATTGCAAACGGATTAAAGGAAGCCCTTAATATGGGAATCGACAAACAGGTAAGTAAACTAACCCAAACCGATGGTTTCTTTGGCAACGAACTGGTGAAAATTATGCTTCCCGAGGAATTACAGAAAGTGGACAAGACCCTCAGGGACATTGGCCTGTCCAGCTTAGCCGATGAAGGGCTAAAAATACTGAACCGGGCCGCAGAGGATGCAGTTGGTGAAGCTACACCTATATTTGTAAATGCGGTTAAGGGAATGACCTTTAGCGATGCCAAAAACATTCTTTTGGGATCGGACAATGCTGCAACCATATACCTTACCAATGCCACACAAACAGAACTGTACAATAAATTTAACCCCGTAATCAAAAATTCCTTTGAAAAAGTTGGAGCAGATAAGATCTGGAACAACCTAATTACTAGATATAACAACATTCCCCTTACCAATAATGTAAATCCGGACCTTACAGATTACGTTACCCAAGAGGCCTTGAATGGTGTATTTACCATGATTGCTCTTGAAGAAAAGGAGATTAGGAACAAGGTTTCGTCAAGAACCACGGATGTGCTGAGAAAAGTTTTTGCCCTACAGGATTAA